The nucleotide window ATCAGGAAATTTGCAAAATAAAGAATAAGATTAATGAAGAAATAAATATTTACAAGAATCACAAAGAAATTTCAGATATAGGTTCATTAAAATGTTTAAGAGATGAATTAGCAAATAATATTTTGATAAACAACATAATAAGAGATAAGTTTCAAAATGCTAAAATATTAGTATTGGAGTGGTTAAAAATTGCGACAATAGATAAAGAAGAACCACATGTTTTCACTGGTCAGATTGGCCATGATATTATTAATTCTATTTATGATGTATTAATTGATTCGACCAAAAATCACATTAGAACTGGCATTGGTTCAAAGAATTGTATCAAAAAGTTTGAATTTGAAACCCAAACTTCATTAGTTAAATATTTAGATAATTTAATATTTAATATTGATAGTTTTAATTATTGGGTAGTAGATTTAGAATCCTTTTTGAAAAAGCTAAGAGATATTTAAGTTATTTATTTTCCACGATAAGTTTATATCCAGAAAATATTGTTTCATCAATGACAAACTATATTTGAAACAAATTCAACAAATACTAAAATCGAAAATGAGTTTTACGTATATGAAAATGATTCGATAAGAATTGTTTATAGTTTTTGGACACAATATGGATTAATGTCTTTTGTAATTTTTAATAGACAACAGAAACCTTTATATATTGATTGGAAAAAATCAGCATATATTGACAATTCCGTAAAGCTGAATTACTGGATAGATGAAGAGAAAATGACCTCAACAGAATACTATGGAAGTTATCTTTATAATGGACCTTTAATAAAACCTGATTATGCAGTTGGAGAAACTGTTGGTATAAAAAAATCCTCTAATGTAAAAGTTGAACGAATCACTTTCATTCCGCCGAAATCAAAATCTTTTCGATCAAAGTTTTATATTTTACCTGTTATATTCTGTAAATTAATGGCTCCTGAATCATATGAAGTTCAACGAAATGATGATACTAGAAAGAAAACAATAGTTTATGAGAAATCATACGAAAATAATAATTCTCCGGTAGTTTTTAGAAATTTTTTGACTTTTTCATATTCCGAAAATTTTGAAAGTGAATTTTATGTTGACAATGAATTTTATTTATCTAAAATAATGGAGATGGAGAGAGGACATTTTGAAAATTATATTTTTGAAGAATCAAATGGAATCAAGCAAATTACCAAAGATAAATATGGAAAACCAAATTTATATAGACCGTTTAGAAAGGAGAGTTCGTTTTACATTTTTATTCCAAGAGGGGGTAGCGTAGAGCACAGGGATTAAATTTAAACAACAATTTATTCAAAAATTTAATTCATAAACTTCTATTTCTCATCAACAACGCTATGTCTCATTAATTTGTGCTTATCAACAATTTCAATATTTTTCCCTTTGGCTGAAATAAAGCCCAATTTATCTAATTCTTTGATAGAACGAGTGAGCGAAGGGCGAGTAATTCCAAAATAATCTGCTAATTCTTGTTGGGTTTTGTCGAGTACAAATTTGTTTGAATTATTTTGTTTCGACTGTTTTAGTAAATATTGAGCCAATTTTCCTTTGATAGATTTCAAGGAAAGGAATTTCAGTTTTTTGGTTACAAGAACAAATCTATCGGAAAGTATTGTCAGATAGTTTTTTAGCACAGTAGGATGTTTCAAAAACATTTCGAACAAATCATTTTCGTAAATTGTCAGTATTTTGGTTTTAGAATTTGTAACAATATTCACCAAAAGCATATTCTCGTTGGCATAAATAAATGCTTCGGCAAATGAATCGGGAGCATTTATGTCTTCAATTTTTATAAGTTTTCCCGTGTAATCGGAAACTTCTCCACGTACACTTCCTTCTATTAGAATAAACAGTTTGTTGCAAATATCGCCACTTTGTGCAATTATGGTCTCTTTTTCATAAGCTTTAATTTGATGATGAGTTGAGCTAAGAATTTTTTCAATTTCCTTCATATCAATTCCTTTGAAAAGGGTGGAATTTACTAAGTTTTTTTCCATTGTTTAGTTCAATTTATTTGCACAAATATATTATAAATTTGTAACATTTGGTACATTTTGCAAGGAAACATAACTTTAATTTTGCACTGAAATTTATATCAAATAAACTAAAAAATATAAAAATATGAGTATGTTTTGTTATCAGTGCCAGGAGGCAGCAAAAGGTATTGCCTGCACAGGAAGTAAAGGAGTATGTGGTGTAACAGATTCTGTAATTCACTTACAAGATTTTGCAATTCACATGTTGAAAGGATTAGCGGCTTGCAATATTGAAGCTCGAAAACTTCAGATTGAAAATCAGGAAATAGACAAACATGTTTACGAAACATTGTTTAAAACCATCACAAATGTAAGTTTTTCGCAGGACGACTTTGTTCAAAATATTGAAAAGACAATACGATTGCGAAAT belongs to Bacteroidota bacterium and includes:
- a CDS encoding Crp/Fnr family transcriptional regulator — protein: MEKNLVNSTLFKGIDMKEIEKILSSTHHQIKAYEKETIIAQSGDICNKLFILIEGSVRGEVSDYTGKLIKIEDINAPDSFAEAFIYANENMLLVNIVTNSKTKILTIYENDLFEMFLKHPTVLKNYLTILSDRFVLVTKKLKFLSLKSIKGKLAQYLLKQSKQNNSNKFVLDKTQQELADYFGITRPSLTRSIKELDKLGFISAKGKNIEIVDKHKLMRHSVVDEK